A single region of the Undibacterium piscinae genome encodes:
- the msrB gene encoding peptide-methionine (R)-S-oxide reductase MsrB: protein MKKIKKTDAEWRSKLEPLQYEVARQASTERAFTGKFWDHHEHGIYTCVCCDTPLFESDAKFDSGCGWPSYFKSIDPANVTEKIDRTHGMTRTEILCNICDAHLGHVFPDGPPPTGLRYCINSASLKFEPKV, encoded by the coding sequence ATGAAAAAAATTAAGAAGACTGATGCTGAATGGAGATCAAAACTAGAGCCTCTGCAGTATGAAGTCGCACGACAGGCCTCTACAGAACGTGCGTTTACAGGGAAGTTCTGGGATCATCACGAGCATGGTATCTATACCTGCGTGTGTTGCGATACGCCTCTGTTTGAGTCTGATGCCAAGTTTGACTCAGGATGCGGCTGGCCAAGTTATTTCAAGTCTATTGATCCCGCCAATGTAACGGAAAAAATAGATAGAACCCACGGCATGACGCGCACTGAAATTTTGTGTAATATCTGCGACGCTCACTTGGGACACGTTTTCCCGGATGGACCACCTCCCACAGGACTTCGTTATTGCATTAACTCGGCATCACTGAAATTTGAACCTAAAGTATAA
- a CDS encoding BolA family transcriptional regulator, whose product MTDRFNRILNRLNETLQPQSCLLQDDSALHAGHAGAAGGAGHYSLKIVSEQFDGLNRISRHRLVYDAVGDMMHTEIHALVIIALAPSEMPA is encoded by the coding sequence ATGACCGATCGTTTCAATCGAATTCTCAATCGACTCAATGAAACTTTACAGCCACAAAGCTGTCTACTTCAAGACGATTCTGCATTGCATGCAGGCCATGCCGGAGCTGCAGGCGGTGCGGGTCATTACAGTTTAAAAATCGTTTCCGAACAATTTGATGGTCTAAATCGCATTTCCAGACATCGACTAGTGTATGATGCCGTTGGCGATATGATGCACACAGAAATACATGCACTTGTGATCATTGCACTGGCTCCTTCAGAGATGCCGGCCTAA
- a CDS encoding peptidylprolyl isomerase — protein MTFKPAHLLVVLLATAIPAMAQNLAMVNGKAIPSSKVELIVKQAKAQGQQDTPQLRAQIKERLIGMEVLLQEAEKTGAAANPDVKTQLEVARQQILIQALMRDYVAKNPVSDADITAEYNKAKAQAGDKEYHAFHILVEKEDEAKAIISKLKGGAKFEELAKQSKDTGSAAKGGDLDWASPATFVKPFSDALVALQKGQFTETPVKTEFGFHIIKLDDVRTSKFPTLEEVKQQIVEGLQQQKLQAYQQSLMKKAKIQ, from the coding sequence ATGACTTTTAAACCTGCTCATTTGCTGGTAGTACTTCTCGCAACTGCAATCCCTGCCATGGCGCAGAATTTAGCCATGGTGAATGGCAAAGCAATTCCGTCAAGCAAGGTGGAATTAATCGTTAAGCAAGCTAAAGCACAAGGCCAGCAAGACACGCCACAGTTGCGCGCACAGATCAAAGAACGCCTGATAGGCATGGAAGTTCTGTTGCAAGAAGCTGAAAAAACTGGTGCAGCCGCCAATCCAGATGTGAAGACACAACTGGAAGTGGCCCGTCAGCAGATCCTGATTCAAGCTTTGATGCGCGATTACGTGGCAAAAAACCCTGTGTCTGACGCCGACATTACTGCTGAATATAATAAGGCAAAAGCTCAAGCTGGCGACAAGGAATATCACGCTTTCCATATTTTGGTCGAAAAAGAAGATGAAGCAAAAGCCATCATCTCTAAGCTGAAAGGCGGCGCAAAATTTGAAGAGTTGGCAAAGCAATCCAAAGATACCGGCTCTGCAGCAAAAGGCGGAGATCTGGACTGGGCATCCCCAGCCACATTCGTCAAGCCATTCTCTGACGCACTGGTGGCCTTGCAAAAGGGTCAGTTCACAGAAACACCGGTAAAGACAGAATTTGGCTTTCACATCATCAAACTTGATGATGTTCGCACTTCAAAATTCCCTACACTTGAAGAAGTGAAGCAACAAATTGTTGAAGGCTTGCAACAGCAAAAACTCCAAGCCTATCAACAGTCTCTGATGAAGAAAGCGAAGATTCAATAA
- a CDS encoding DnaJ domain-containing protein: protein MKDYYHILGISGTASLAEVKKAFRVKAAEFHPDRNASELAPEKFHAVKEAYDVLSDEVARASYDENRRRNLLESPLETATEIWGNYLSGVLK, encoded by the coding sequence ATGAAAGATTATTATCATATTCTGGGCATTTCCGGGACTGCCAGTTTAGCGGAGGTAAAAAAAGCCTTTCGCGTTAAAGCGGCTGAGTTTCATCCTGATAGAAATGCTTCGGAATTGGCGCCGGAGAAGTTTCACGCTGTCAAGGAAGCGTATGATGTTTTGTCGGATGAGGTAGCGCGGGCGAGCTACGATGAAAATCGTCGGCGCAATTTACTGGAGTCTCCTCTGGAGACGGCGACCGAGATTTGGGGCAATTATTTATCAGGAGTATTGAAGTGA
- a CDS encoding peptidylprolyl isomerase, producing MQITENTAVSLNYTMFNMEGEIIDKNHEPIVYLHGGYDNILPAVEAALEGKNVGDTVTVTMAPEEAFGEFDPELVREEEIGLFPPDIEVGLMFETRDPETEESFQFRVTAIDSGRVTVDGNHPLAGMTIRFEASVLDVRAASAEEVAHGHVHGEHGHQH from the coding sequence ATGCAAATTACAGAAAATACCGCAGTCAGCCTTAACTACACTATGTTCAACATGGAAGGCGAGATTATTGATAAGAATCACGAGCCTATCGTCTACCTGCATGGCGGATACGACAATATCTTGCCGGCAGTTGAAGCTGCACTGGAAGGTAAGAATGTCGGCGATACCGTGACGGTGACAATGGCGCCGGAAGAAGCGTTTGGTGAGTTCGATCCGGAACTGGTGCGCGAAGAGGAAATCGGTTTGTTTCCGCCTGACATTGAAGTGGGCTTGATGTTTGAGACGCGTGATCCTGAAACTGAAGAATCGTTTCAATTTCGAGTGACCGCAATTGATTCCGGTCGCGTGACTGTCGATGGTAATCATCCATTGGCAGGCATGACAATACGTTTTGAAGCAAGCGTACTTGATGTGCGCGCCGCAAGCGCTGAAGAAGTTGCGCATGGCCACGTACACGGTGAACACGGCCATCAGCACTAA
- a CDS encoding M13 family metallopeptidase, with amino-acid sequence MKATVFSAIALMFAGATSAYAAEPAKAISASAPSVLLSGIDSKHNDISVKAQDDFYRHVNGTWLKNEKIPDDRSSSGAFMDLREATIPHLRTLIEGLAKQHAKSGSDAQKIADMYASFMDTAKIEALGLTPLESDFAKVAALSDKKQIPAFIAYLNFISVGAPFDIAIHQDNKDSTKYVLDVGQSGLGLPDRDYYLNNEDAKLKDARAKYLKHIEKMLAMAGDKDAAKNATDILALETELAKAQWTKVELRDPVKAYNKIALKQLDALTPGFDWNAYLSTLGVQNKLDSLMVSQPSYLTGFNTILQNTPLDVWKAYFKWHLLSATASQLPKAFDEEHFAFYSTTLQGTPSQELRWKRGVRLADASLGESLGKLYVEKHFPAQNKAKMEKLVSNLLLAYKQSIDTLDWMSPETKKEAQGKLATFMPKIGYPNKWRDYSALKISKGDTVGNLRNARKFASQVELNKLGKPIDREEWGMTPQTVNAYYNPEMNEIVFPAAILQAPFFDAKADDAVNYGGIGAVIGHEISHGFDDQGAQYDGKGNLRDWWTKEDHEKFAVKTAALVKQYSAFSPLPGYHVNGELTLGENIADNSGLAIAYKAYKLSLGGKPAPVIAGLTGDQRFFMGFAQVWRGKMRDATMIVRLKTDPHSPGEIRANGTLRNMPGFYESYGVKEGDKMYLAPQERVSIW; translated from the coding sequence GTGAAAGCAACCGTTTTCAGCGCTATCGCGCTCATGTTTGCCGGTGCCACCAGCGCCTACGCTGCCGAACCTGCAAAAGCCATCAGCGCCTCTGCACCCTCCGTTTTGCTATCTGGCATAGACAGCAAGCACAATGACATCAGCGTCAAAGCCCAGGATGATTTTTATCGCCACGTTAACGGCACCTGGTTAAAAAACGAGAAGATTCCGGACGACAGATCCTCTTCCGGCGCTTTCATGGACTTGCGTGAAGCGACTATTCCGCACCTGCGTACCCTGATCGAAGGGCTGGCTAAGCAGCACGCCAAGAGCGGTTCGGATGCGCAAAAAATCGCCGACATGTACGCCAGCTTCATGGACACAGCCAAGATCGAAGCACTGGGCTTAACCCCTCTGGAAAGTGACTTTGCCAAGGTTGCCGCATTAAGCGACAAGAAACAGATCCCTGCATTTATCGCCTACCTGAACTTCATCAGCGTCGGCGCACCATTTGACATCGCCATCCATCAAGACAATAAGGATTCGACCAAATATGTACTCGATGTGGGCCAGTCGGGCTTAGGCTTGCCAGACCGCGACTATTACCTCAACAATGAGGATGCCAAACTCAAGGACGCACGCGCCAAATATCTCAAGCACATAGAAAAAATGCTGGCGATGGCCGGCGACAAGGATGCCGCTAAAAACGCCACTGACATTCTAGCCTTAGAAACCGAACTGGCAAAAGCGCAATGGACGAAAGTAGAGTTACGCGACCCGGTCAAGGCATATAACAAAATAGCCCTGAAGCAACTTGACGCACTGACACCCGGCTTTGACTGGAATGCCTATCTGAGCACCCTGGGCGTACAAAACAAGCTAGATTCCTTAATGGTAAGCCAACCTAGTTACCTGACAGGCTTTAATACCATACTGCAAAACACTCCGCTGGATGTATGGAAGGCTTACTTCAAATGGCATTTACTGAGCGCAACGGCTAGCCAATTGCCAAAAGCCTTTGACGAAGAACATTTCGCTTTCTACAGCACCACACTGCAAGGCACCCCAAGTCAGGAACTACGCTGGAAACGCGGAGTACGCCTGGCCGACGCTAGTCTTGGCGAGAGTCTTGGCAAACTGTACGTAGAAAAACATTTCCCGGCGCAAAACAAAGCCAAAATGGAAAAACTGGTCAGCAATCTACTGCTCGCCTACAAGCAAAGCATAGATACACTGGACTGGATGAGTCCGGAAACCAAGAAAGAGGCGCAAGGTAAACTGGCAACCTTCATGCCAAAAATTGGCTATCCGAATAAATGGCGCGATTATTCTGCACTCAAGATCAGCAAAGGCGACACCGTCGGCAATCTACGCAATGCCCGTAAATTCGCCAGCCAGGTTGAACTCAATAAACTGGGCAAGCCAATTGACCGCGAAGAATGGGGCATGACTCCACAGACCGTCAATGCCTACTACAACCCGGAAATGAACGAGATCGTGTTCCCCGCGGCGATTTTGCAGGCGCCATTCTTTGATGCGAAAGCCGATGACGCGGTCAACTATGGCGGCATCGGTGCCGTCATCGGCCACGAAATCAGCCATGGCTTTGACGATCAAGGTGCGCAATACGATGGAAAAGGCAATTTGCGTGACTGGTGGACCAAGGAAGATCACGAAAAATTTGCCGTCAAGACCGCCGCACTGGTCAAGCAATATAGCGCTTTCAGCCCACTGCCCGGCTATCACGTCAACGGCGAACTGACTCTGGGTGAAAACATTGCTGACAACTCTGGCCTGGCCATCGCCTACAAAGCGTACAAGTTGTCTCTCGGCGGTAAACCGGCCCCGGTGATCGCCGGACTTACCGGAGATCAGCGCTTCTTCATGGGTTTTGCACAGGTCTGGCGCGGCAAGATGCGCGATGCCACCATGATCGTGCGCCTTAAGACCGACCCGCACTCCCCTGGCGAGATCCGCGCCAATGGCACACTCAGAAACATGCCAGGATTCTACGAATCCTATGGGGTAAAAGAAGGCGACAAGATGTACCTGGCACCGCAAGAGCGCGTTTCCATCTGGTAA
- a CDS encoding ATP-dependent DNA helicase, protein MISSQDSNANSIHDDELEQIFGLSGALSASIRGYRPRQAQTEMAKAIAAAIVGQNTLLAEAGTGTGKTYAYLTPALLWGGKVIISTGTKNLQDQLFLHDIPTIKKVLKAPVSVALLKGRANYLCHFHLERTLQNGRLTSREDVGYLRDISRFMKTTSTGDKAELARVPETAPVWSLVTSTKDTCMGSECQYYQDCFVMKARKEAQQADVVVVNHHLFFADLALKDTGIAELLPSANTVIFDEAHQLPDTATLFFGDTISTSQILELSRDVLAEGLSHARDGAEWASLVAPVERAARDLRLTFGQDSIRMSLLQIAPSSPFFPALETLKDAMDDMIVVLEKQAVRAETLEQCRVRAIDLNGKLHDWRELDLSKKDNAGKPECVLWVEAYSTSLQLHKTPLSIAPIFNKQREGVPRTWIFTSATMAVKNDFSHYVSQMGLWDEPARTWPSPFNYQEQGLLYVPNGMPQPNSRDYTDAVVDAALPVIEAAGGRTFLLCTTIKAVKHCAERLREEFKQRDLPFPLFVQGDAGRTELLERFRAAGNGVLIGSQSFWEGVDVRGEALSLVIIDKLPFAPPDDPVLAARIEAMEKKGLNGFVHHQLPEAIINLKQGAGRLIRDETDKGVLMICDPRLISKPYGKRIWQSLPAFTRTREVAPVLEFFAGLEAAKTSVE, encoded by the coding sequence CTGATATCAAGTCAGGATTCCAATGCGAACAGTATTCACGATGATGAACTCGAACAAATTTTTGGTTTGTCGGGTGCGCTGAGCGCTTCTATCAGGGGTTATCGTCCTCGTCAGGCGCAAACCGAGATGGCAAAAGCGATCGCTGCGGCTATCGTCGGTCAAAATACCCTGCTGGCCGAGGCCGGTACCGGCACAGGGAAAACCTACGCGTATCTGACGCCTGCGCTGTTGTGGGGCGGCAAGGTGATTATTTCCACTGGCACCAAAAATTTGCAGGATCAGTTGTTTTTGCATGATATTCCCACCATCAAGAAAGTGTTGAAGGCACCGGTCTCGGTAGCCTTGCTCAAGGGGCGCGCGAATTATCTTTGCCATTTCCATCTGGAACGAACCTTGCAAAACGGGCGCTTGACCTCGCGTGAAGATGTTGGCTATCTGCGGGACATCTCGCGTTTCATGAAAACGACCAGCACCGGCGACAAGGCCGAACTGGCGCGGGTGCCGGAAACGGCGCCGGTCTGGAGTCTGGTGACCTCGACTAAAGATACCTGCATGGGTTCTGAGTGTCAGTACTATCAGGATTGCTTCGTCATGAAGGCGCGCAAAGAGGCGCAGCAGGCCGATGTGGTGGTGGTCAACCATCATCTGTTCTTTGCTGACCTGGCATTAAAGGATACCGGCATTGCCGAGTTACTGCCTTCTGCCAATACGGTTATTTTTGATGAGGCGCATCAATTGCCCGATACCGCCACTTTGTTTTTTGGCGATACGATTTCCACCTCGCAAATTCTGGAGTTGAGCCGCGATGTGCTCGCTGAAGGCTTATCGCATGCCAGGGATGGTGCCGAGTGGGCCAGTTTGGTTGCCCCTGTAGAGCGTGCTGCGCGTGATCTGCGCCTCACTTTCGGACAAGACTCCATCCGCATGTCCTTGCTGCAGATTGCGCCATCTAGCCCGTTCTTTCCCGCGTTAGAAACGCTGAAAGATGCCATGGACGACATGATCGTGGTGTTGGAGAAGCAGGCGGTACGAGCCGAAACGCTGGAGCAATGCCGGGTTCGTGCGATTGATCTGAACGGGAAGTTGCACGATTGGCGAGAGCTTGACCTGAGTAAAAAGGATAATGCCGGCAAACCTGAGTGTGTACTCTGGGTCGAGGCATACTCGACCTCGCTGCAATTGCATAAGACGCCGTTGTCGATTGCGCCTATCTTTAACAAGCAGCGTGAAGGCGTGCCACGCACCTGGATTTTCACTTCGGCGACGATGGCGGTAAAAAACGATTTCAGCCATTATGTTTCACAAATGGGCTTATGGGATGAGCCGGCGCGCACCTGGCCTAGTCCGTTCAATTACCAGGAACAGGGTTTGCTCTACGTACCCAATGGCATGCCACAGCCGAATTCACGTGACTACACCGATGCGGTCGTTGATGCGGCCCTGCCGGTCATAGAGGCGGCGGGTGGGCGTACTTTTCTGCTATGCACAACGATTAAGGCGGTCAAGCATTGTGCCGAGCGCTTACGCGAAGAGTTTAAGCAGCGTGATTTGCCATTTCCCTTGTTTGTCCAGGGGGACGCAGGTCGTACCGAATTGCTGGAGCGCTTTCGCGCTGCCGGCAATGGCGTTTTGATTGGCAGCCAGAGTTTCTGGGAAGGGGTGGATGTGCGCGGCGAGGCCTTGTCACTGGTGATTATCGACAAGTTACCATTCGCGCCGCCCGATGATCCAGTGCTGGCCGCCCGTATCGAGGCTATGGAAAAGAAGGGCTTGAACGGATTCGTGCATCACCAACTGCCGGAAGCGATCATCAACCTGAAGCAAGGTGCAGGACGTCTGATCCGTGACGAAACGGATAAAGGTGTCTTGATGATTTGCGATCCGCGCCTGATTTCCAAGCCTTATGGAAAGCGAATCTGGCAAAGTTTACCGGCATTTACGCGTACCCGTGAGGTAGCGCCGGTGCTGGAATTTTTCGCCGGCTTGGAAGCCGCAAAAACCAGTGTGGAGTAA
- a CDS encoding DUF465 domain-containing protein — MSHSEEIQQRIIELEVEHRDLDVVINALVKDLNHDELQLRRLKKRKLQLKDHITLLKMQMMPDVPA; from the coding sequence ATGAGTCATTCAGAAGAAATACAACAACGCATCATCGAGTTGGAAGTTGAACACCGTGATCTTGACGTGGTCATCAATGCATTGGTTAAAGACCTCAATCACGATGAATTACAGTTGCGCCGCCTGAAAAAGCGGAAATTGCAATTGAAAGATCACATAACTTTATTAAAAATGCAAATGATGCCCGATGTTCCGGCGTAA
- a CDS encoding serine/threonine-protein phosphatase: MSQYKIEAGTAQHLGDRTEQQDRVALFAAPNAPGYMMAVVADGMGGKSGGAMAAEQVIRTAKALFNDFFPEADVKALLETIVNEAHTIIKLAGVSAEKEPHSTVVALVITPKKEAIWAYAGDSRLYRFSGPNFAERTKDHSYVEKLVDEGKITAEEAKTHRMSNVLVNVLGSTSAPPYITFGSYQGLKATDSFLLCSDGLWHYFSDAELSAAVAANSPRQASELLIRKARERAHGHGDNCTFAVVKLVKPPAEQKTYTVEKMRRAV, translated from the coding sequence ATGAGCCAATATAAGATCGAAGCAGGCACCGCACAACACCTTGGCGACCGCACGGAACAACAGGATAGAGTGGCACTTTTCGCGGCCCCAAACGCGCCAGGATACATGATGGCCGTGGTCGCTGACGGCATGGGCGGAAAAAGCGGCGGCGCCATGGCGGCAGAACAGGTTATACGTACAGCCAAGGCACTCTTTAACGATTTTTTTCCTGAAGCCGACGTTAAGGCTTTACTCGAAACCATCGTCAATGAAGCCCACACCATCATTAAGTTGGCCGGAGTTTCTGCAGAAAAAGAACCACATAGCACTGTTGTGGCACTAGTCATCACACCAAAAAAAGAAGCTATCTGGGCCTATGCAGGCGACTCTCGCCTATATCGCTTCAGCGGGCCCAATTTTGCAGAGCGGACAAAAGACCATTCCTACGTTGAAAAACTCGTAGATGAAGGGAAAATTACGGCCGAAGAAGCGAAAACCCATAGGATGTCAAATGTGTTGGTCAACGTACTTGGGTCCACCAGTGCGCCTCCGTATATTACGTTTGGCTCCTATCAAGGATTAAAAGCGACAGATTCATTCCTTCTTTGCTCAGATGGCCTCTGGCATTATTTTTCCGATGCAGAATTGTCAGCCGCCGTCGCCGCCAACAGTCCGCGTCAGGCATCTGAATTATTAATACGAAAAGCCAGGGAGCGGGCTCATGGACATGGTGACAATTGTACATTCGCGGTAGTCAAGCTCGTAAAACCGCCGGCAGAGCAAAAGACGTACACAGTGGAAAAAATGCGCCGGGCCGTCTAA
- a CDS encoding glutathione S-transferase, with protein MIKLCGFAVSNYYNKVKLALIEKNIVFEEQLVWTDKSPELLARSPLGKIPYIETEQGSLCESAVILEYLESKYTSLPLLPADPFLAAKNLELITFLELHLELLARELYAEAFFGGKVTDEVKARVEKQLLRNIKAFSGMVKFSPYIAGADFSLADCAAVVHLPLISMATKKIYGRDFLADLPTKEYLGLMGQRAAVQKVNADRKANQELMAARMSAVK; from the coding sequence ATGATTAAATTATGTGGTTTTGCTGTTAGTAATTATTACAATAAAGTCAAATTAGCGCTGATAGAAAAAAATATCGTTTTCGAGGAGCAGTTAGTCTGGACCGATAAATCGCCTGAATTACTGGCGCGCTCCCCATTGGGAAAGATCCCTTATATCGAAACCGAACAGGGGAGTTTGTGTGAATCTGCCGTGATTCTTGAGTATCTTGAAAGCAAATACACTTCCTTACCGCTGTTGCCTGCCGACCCTTTTCTTGCGGCAAAAAATCTAGAGCTGATTACATTTTTGGAGCTACACCTAGAGTTACTTGCCCGTGAGTTATATGCGGAAGCTTTTTTTGGTGGGAAGGTGACTGACGAGGTCAAGGCTAGGGTGGAAAAGCAGTTGCTGCGAAATATTAAGGCATTTTCCGGCATGGTTAAATTTTCGCCGTATATTGCCGGTGCAGATTTTAGTTTAGCCGATTGCGCAGCGGTAGTTCATTTGCCCTTGATCTCCATGGCAACCAAGAAAATCTACGGGCGTGATTTTCTTGCCGACCTACCTACTAAGGAATATCTTGGTTTGATGGGGCAGCGCGCTGCCGTGCAGAAGGTAAATGCAGATAGAAAAGCAAATCAGGAGTTAATGGCAGCGAGAATGAGTGCTGTCAAGTAA
- a CDS encoding RNA methyltransferase: MNLPQTDTSLFKRLRFVLVETSHPGNIGAVARAMKTMGFSELVLVNPRFPDALCNPDAIAFASGALDILQGAKIVNSIEDALEGCHYVAAISARLREFSPPVLPPRALAEYLKRSMREPVALVFGNERFGLPNEIVVNCNALINIPANEEYSSLNLAQAVQLLAYECRVAELAELTKSPENGLSTDVGFHGKHAAASEIEGMYAHLEQALAAIHFLDPENPKKLMPRLKRLFSRTQLETEEVNIFRGISKKILDFKK, encoded by the coding sequence ATGAACTTGCCACAAACTGACACATCTCTTTTTAAACGCCTGCGTTTCGTCTTGGTCGAAACTAGTCATCCTGGCAATATTGGCGCGGTTGCCAGGGCCATGAAAACCATGGGATTTTCTGAGCTTGTACTGGTAAATCCACGCTTTCCCGACGCTTTATGTAATCCTGATGCCATCGCTTTCGCCAGCGGTGCGCTTGATATTCTTCAGGGTGCCAAAATAGTCAATTCCATCGAAGATGCTCTCGAAGGCTGCCACTATGTTGCGGCGATAAGCGCCCGTTTGCGGGAATTTTCGCCACCTGTTTTGCCGCCCCGCGCATTAGCTGAGTACCTTAAACGTTCGATGAGGGAACCAGTCGCACTGGTGTTTGGCAATGAGCGTTTCGGTTTGCCCAATGAGATTGTGGTGAACTGTAATGCACTGATAAATATTCCCGCCAATGAAGAGTATTCATCATTGAACCTGGCGCAGGCGGTGCAGTTGCTAGCCTACGAATGCCGGGTGGCGGAATTGGCTGAATTGACAAAGTCGCCTGAAAACGGCTTGTCGACAGATGTGGGCTTTCATGGTAAGCATGCAGCGGCAAGTGAAATTGAGGGTATGTATGCTCATCTGGAACAAGCCTTGGCGGCGATTCATTTTCTTGATCCGGAAAACCCTAAAAAACTTATGCCAAGATTAAAACGGCTTTTTTCACGTACGCAACTTGAAACGGAAGAGGTAAATATTTTCCGTGGAATATCGAAAAAAATCTTGGATTTTAAAAAGTAA
- a CDS encoding inositol monophosphatase, with product MHPMLNTAIKAARRGATVINRASFDLDRVQVTEKQYNDFVTDVDRAAEAAIIEVLKTAYPDHAILAEESGASANLHDDNDNVWIIDPLDGTTNFIHGFPQYCVSIALQQRGIITQAVIYDPTRNEMFTASKGAGAFLNDKRIRVTRCDKLNDALIGTGFPARDLSGLDEYMEMFKIMTVKTQGLRRAGAAALDLAYVAMGRLDGFFEKGLAPWDIAAGSLLVTEAGGIIGNFSGDSDYLHKGDILAGTPKIFSQMVNAFQPLTAAKQVTNV from the coding sequence ATGCACCCAATGCTAAATACGGCAATTAAAGCCGCTCGCCGTGGCGCGACTGTCATCAATCGCGCCTCTTTTGATCTCGACCGCGTCCAAGTCACTGAAAAGCAATACAATGATTTTGTTACCGATGTCGATCGCGCAGCTGAAGCGGCTATCATTGAAGTATTAAAAACTGCTTATCCTGACCATGCAATACTGGCAGAAGAGTCTGGGGCTTCCGCCAATCTACACGATGACAACGATAACGTCTGGATCATCGACCCGCTCGACGGCACCACCAATTTCATTCACGGTTTTCCACAGTATTGCGTTTCTATCGCACTGCAGCAGCGTGGCATTATCACACAAGCTGTCATCTATGACCCTACCCGCAATGAAATGTTCACAGCCAGCAAGGGCGCAGGGGCATTCCTGAACGACAAGCGCATCCGCGTTACCCGCTGCGACAAACTCAATGACGCACTGATAGGTACCGGTTTCCCGGCGCGCGACCTGTCTGGCCTGGACGAGTACATGGAAATGTTCAAGATCATGACGGTAAAAACACAGGGACTCAGAAGAGCCGGCGCTGCCGCCTTGGATTTAGCCTATGTAGCTATGGGTCGCCTTGATGGATTTTTCGAAAAAGGCTTGGCGCCTTGGGATATCGCAGCAGGCTCACTGCTGGTGACTGAAGCGGGCGGTATCATAGGCAACTTCTCTGGCGACTCCGATTATTTGCACAAAGGTGACATACTGGCAGGCACACCGAAAATATTCTCACAAATGGTCAATGCGTTCCAGCCACTGACCGCTGCCAAGCAAGTAACTAACGTTTAA